The following proteins come from a genomic window of Nostoc sp. ATCC 53789:
- a CDS encoding photosystem II reaction center protein T, with product MESVAYILIFTLCIGTIFFAIAFREPPRFEKPKDK from the coding sequence ATGGAAAGCGTTGCGTACATCTTGATTTTTACTCTGTGTATAGGTACTATCTTTTTTGCGATCGCATTTCGCGAACCCCCTCGCTTTGAGAAACCAAAAGATAAGTAG
- a CDS encoding DNA adenine methylase — MNKPINSPFRYPGGKFYARHLILNHIPFHSCYVEPFAGGGSIFFVKDKVNINWLNDIDELLINTLLIIRDQPEELIKFLAGESATKERHTYYKNEFIPQNQLEQAGRWFYLNRTSYSGIMKHQNCYWGYGDKYSMRPENWPRNIRRTSEKLQNVKITNLDFEEVIESVPNGSFLFIDPPYFNADQDKLYAHSFSKDDHFRLCQILNRYKEKIKFLLTYDNNDTIRNLYEWALEIHDKEWNYTISRSDDQKNGKSKQDNLKGERYKGKEIFILNYSSLDSTSPNSEQLI, encoded by the coding sequence ATGAACAAACCGATAAACTCACCATTTAGATATCCTGGTGGCAAATTTTATGCTCGACATTTGATTCTTAATCATATTCCTTTTCACTCTTGTTATGTTGAACCTTTTGCGGGGGGTGGTTCTATTTTTTTTGTAAAAGATAAAGTAAATATTAATTGGCTCAATGATATTGATGAATTATTAATAAATACCTTATTAATAATTAGAGATCAACCAGAAGAATTAATCAAATTTTTAGCAGGGGAATCCGCTACGAAAGAAAGACATACATATTACAAAAATGAATTCATCCCACAAAATCAATTAGAACAAGCTGGTAGATGGTTTTACCTTAACAGAACCTCCTACTCTGGGATTATGAAGCATCAAAATTGTTATTGGGGGTATGGTGACAAATACAGTATGCGTCCAGAGAATTGGCCCAGAAACATACGTCGAACTTCAGAGAAACTTCAAAACGTTAAAATTACTAATCTCGATTTTGAAGAAGTTATCGAATCTGTACCTAATGGATCTTTTTTATTTATCGATCCTCCTTATTTCAATGCAGATCAAGATAAACTTTATGCTCATTCATTTTCTAAAGACGATCATTTCAGGCTATGCCAAATATTAAATAGATATAAGGAAAAAATAAAATTTCTTCTAACTTACGATAATAACGACACAATTAGAAATCTATATGAATGGGCATTGGAAATACACGACAAAGAATGGAATTATACAATTAGTAGAAGTGATGATCAAAAAAATGGGAAAAGTAAGCAAGATAACTTGAAAGGCGAACGATATAAGGGGAAAGAAATTTTTATATTAAACTACTCTTCTCTTGACTCTACTTCTCCCAATTCGGAACAGTTAATTTAG
- a CDS encoding ABC transporter substrate-binding protein has product MTWFSLSVQRWGRITQFLSLFCLCLFLVVSCAPRPQPPTPPSGSVSSPTGDGRITIGTTAKPRTLDPADAYELASLGLVFNMSDRLYTYEPGSTEIKPQLATALPKVSQDALTYTIPLRQGVVFHDGTPFNAQAMAFTINRFIQNKGKPSFLLADVVDSVKSTSDYELTIKLKKPFAAFPSLLAFPGVCAVSPKAYELGAGKFKPNIFVGTGPYKLAQYGTDSIRFDTFDKYWGEKPANKGVNLQIQTSPVNLFNAFRTGAVDVAYLSLQPDQNRSLEEGGKKGDWQAIAAEGSVVSYLVLNRNQKPLDKLEVRQAIASIIDRPLLNERALLGQADPLYSMIPTTFKVSVPLFKDAYGDANFDQAKKLLTTAGFSKENPAKVQIWYPSSSPTRSLAAQTLKSLVDAKMDGILQFEVTPAEGPTFFKDIAKGLYPGALLDWYPDFLDPDNYVQPFLSCDKGSVAKGCEDGGSQTQGSFYYNEAMNKLIDQQRKELNPEARQKIFAEIQKQVTADVPYVPLWQSKDYVFAQKGVNSVQLNPTQILVYQTIKK; this is encoded by the coding sequence ATGACCTGGTTTTCCTTGTCCGTGCAACGGTGGGGTCGGATTACACAATTCCTATCTTTGTTCTGTCTATGCTTATTTTTAGTTGTTAGTTGCGCTCCTCGTCCACAGCCTCCTACGCCACCATCGGGTTCTGTAAGTAGCCCTACAGGTGATGGTCGTATTACTATAGGTACAACAGCAAAGCCGAGAACCCTTGATCCAGCTGATGCTTATGAGTTGGCATCCTTGGGTTTGGTGTTTAATATGAGCGATCGCCTCTACACCTATGAACCAGGAAGTACGGAAATTAAGCCCCAGCTTGCTACAGCATTACCTAAAGTCAGTCAAGATGCCTTAACTTATACCATCCCCTTACGTCAGGGAGTGGTTTTTCATGATGGGACTCCCTTCAATGCCCAAGCAATGGCGTTTACCATCAACCGCTTTATTCAAAATAAAGGAAAACCTTCATTCTTGCTAGCTGATGTAGTAGATTCGGTAAAAAGTACAAGTGATTATGAGTTAACCATTAAGCTGAAAAAGCCCTTTGCAGCCTTTCCTTCACTGCTGGCGTTTCCTGGAGTCTGTGCAGTTTCGCCAAAAGCTTACGAACTCGGTGCTGGTAAATTTAAGCCGAATATTTTTGTGGGAACTGGCCCTTACAAGTTAGCGCAGTATGGTACTGATTCAATAAGATTTGATACGTTTGATAAATATTGGGGGGAAAAACCAGCTAACAAGGGTGTTAACCTCCAAATTCAAACTAGTCCAGTCAATTTGTTTAATGCTTTCCGTACAGGCGCTGTAGATGTAGCTTATCTTTCGCTACAGCCTGATCAAAATCGGAGCTTAGAAGAAGGTGGTAAAAAAGGGGATTGGCAAGCGATCGCAGCTGAAGGTAGTGTAGTAAGCTATCTGGTATTGAACCGGAATCAAAAGCCTTTAGATAAATTAGAAGTCAGACAAGCGATCGCATCAATAATTGACCGTCCACTCTTAAATGAGCGGGCCTTACTTGGTCAAGCAGATCCGCTATATAGCATGATTCCCACAACATTTAAAGTTTCTGTGCCATTATTCAAAGATGCTTATGGCGATGCTAACTTTGATCAAGCTAAAAAATTGTTAACTACTGCTGGTTTCTCGAAAGAAAATCCGGCAAAAGTCCAGATTTGGTATCCTTCTAGTTCGCCTACTCGTAGTTTGGCAGCACAGACGCTCAAATCTCTTGTGGATGCCAAGATGGATGGAATTCTGCAATTTGAAGTTACCCCTGCGGAAGGCCCGACATTTTTTAAAGACATTGCCAAAGGATTATATCCAGGAGCTTTACTTGATTGGTATCCAGACTTTTTAGATCCAGATAATTACGTTCAGCCATTTTTGTCTTGTGACAAAGGTTCAGTTGCTAAAGGATGTGAAGATGGAGGCAGTCAAACTCAGGGTTCGTTCTACTATAACGAAGCGATGAATAAACTGATCGATCAACAACGCAAAGAACTAAATCCTGAAGCGCGTCAGAAAATTTTTGCAGAAATTCAAAAGCAAGTAACTGCTGATGTACCTTACGTTCCCTTATGGCAAAGCAAAGACTATGTATTTGCTCAAAAAGGTGTGAACAGTGTACAACTTAACCCAACCCAAATTCTGGTTTACCAGACAATTAAAAAGTAG
- a CDS encoding ATP-binding protein yields MEAEEALESIKHIFEERKGKVVSLSKLEEKVFLLSWQGMDYGDMTCKIYKPTGKPYTEQYFREIGKKLIDKIKKVLNIDDLDKRNFREELENFFDKNYNYPTKKLSYITAPEPDYTSSPELPNNTLSELNQNPFIPLNARVEEKNLFFDREREIRRIFEVLNSGSSVVLIGEEGIGKSSLLWMINQQAKNFLKSERQPVFLDLNLLHNESQFYSELCHEIGIPDSKDYQLTRNLRSCKILLAIDNVGKLTGEGFTRNIRDYLRGLAEGSNAPLKLILAATEPLNNLFRDSQEQGNTSPLAGICQEEHIHLWDEATMRAFITNRLARSSVSFTEEEIIQLIQESGGHPRKLMQLCYRTYSRYVESLQ; encoded by the coding sequence ATGGAAGCTGAAGAAGCATTAGAATCTATTAAGCACATATTTGAGGAGAGAAAAGGAAAAGTAGTATCACTGAGCAAGTTAGAAGAAAAAGTTTTTCTACTAAGTTGGCAAGGTATGGATTATGGCGATATGACTTGTAAAATATATAAACCTACTGGCAAACCATATACAGAACAGTATTTCAGAGAAATAGGTAAAAAATTAATTGATAAAATTAAGAAAGTTTTAAATATAGACGACCTTGATAAAAGAAATTTTAGGGAAGAACTTGAAAACTTTTTTGATAAAAATTATAATTACCCTACTAAAAAACTATCTTATATCACTGCGCCAGAACCAGATTATACTAGTTCTCCAGAGTTACCTAATAATACTCTATCTGAGCTAAATCAAAATCCCTTCATTCCCCTTAATGCCAGAGTAGAAGAAAAGAATCTATTTTTTGACCGAGAGCGCGAAATCCGGCGAATATTTGAGGTACTAAATAGCGGTAGTAGTGTTGTTTTAATTGGGGAAGAGGGAATCGGCAAATCTTCGCTGCTATGGATGATTAACCAACAGGCGAAAAATTTTCTCAAAAGTGAACGTCAGCCAGTTTTCTTAGACCTAAATTTACTTCATAATGAAAGTCAATTTTATAGTGAATTGTGCCACGAGATCGGTATACCTGACAGTAAAGACTATCAGTTAACCCGCAATTTGCGAAGTTGTAAAATACTACTGGCTATAGACAATGTAGGAAAACTTACAGGCGAAGGTTTTACTCGCAACATAAGGGATTATTTGCGCGGTTTAGCTGAAGGAAGTAATGCTCCGTTGAAGCTGATTTTAGCTGCCACCGAACCTCTGAACAATCTTTTTAGGGATAGTCAGGAGCAAGGTAATACTTCTCCGTTGGCAGGTATTTGCCAAGAGGAACATATTCATCTTTGGGATGAAGCTACTATGCGTGCTTTTATTACCAATCGTTTGGCTAGAAGTTCAGTGAGTTTTACTGAAGAAGAAATCATCCAACTCATCCAAGAAAGTGGCGGACATCCTCGCAAACTGATGCAATTGTGTTATCGAACTTATTCGCGGTATGTGGAGAGTTTGCAATGA
- a CDS encoding ABC transporter permease — protein sequence MSRSKALQYYIVSRLLLAPLQLLTIITIVFLLLRATPGDPADAILGGRAPEAAKEELRKQLGLNFPLWLQYLNYLGSILRFDLGTSLMSRGQNVWDIIGQYFPATVELAVCSMAVALIVGIAVGTLSASRPGTYFDVGGRLFGIITYALPMFWAGMLLQLIFSVQLGWFPNSNRFPPNLPAPTPVTGLYTIDSLLGGNLSQFFTSLHHLALPSLTLGILLSGIFERIVRVNLKQTLQADYVEAARARGIGENKILASHALKNALIPVITVLGLTFASLLGGAILTEVTFSWPGLANRLYQAIADRDYPTVQGVLVFFGAIVVSASILIDILNAYVDPRIRY from the coding sequence ATGTCTCGCTCTAAAGCTTTACAATATTACATAGTTTCTCGGTTGCTTCTTGCACCACTCCAGCTATTAACAATTATCACCATTGTCTTTCTCTTATTAAGAGCAACACCAGGAGATCCCGCAGATGCAATTCTTGGTGGACGTGCGCCGGAAGCTGCTAAAGAAGAATTGCGAAAACAACTAGGTTTAAACTTTCCTTTGTGGCTACAATATCTCAATTATTTGGGAAGCATACTGCGCTTTGACTTGGGAACGTCTTTAATGAGTCGCGGACAGAATGTTTGGGACATAATTGGGCAATATTTCCCGGCGACGGTGGAGTTAGCAGTATGTAGTATGGCGGTTGCACTCATCGTCGGAATTGCGGTTGGGACTCTTTCAGCTTCTCGTCCTGGGACATATTTCGATGTTGGTGGGCGCTTGTTTGGGATCATCACCTACGCACTCCCCATGTTTTGGGCGGGAATGCTTTTACAGTTGATTTTCTCAGTCCAACTGGGTTGGTTTCCCAATTCCAACCGCTTTCCGCCTAATCTTCCGGCTCCCACTCCTGTGACTGGGTTGTATACAATTGATAGCTTACTTGGTGGAAATCTCAGCCAGTTTTTCACATCTTTGCACCATCTTGCCCTACCGAGTCTCACTTTGGGAATTTTGCTGAGTGGGATTTTTGAACGAATTGTGCGAGTGAATTTAAAACAAACCTTGCAAGCCGATTATGTAGAAGCCGCTAGAGCCAGAGGTATTGGTGAAAATAAGATTTTAGCCTCCCATGCCTTAAAGAATGCTCTAATCCCAGTAATTACAGTCTTAGGATTAACTTTTGCCTCTCTGTTGGGTGGGGCGATTTTGACAGAAGTGACATTTTCTTGGCCTGGGTTAGCTAATCGACTGTATCAAGCGATCGCAGATCGCGATTATCCCACAGTCCAGGGAGTGCTAGTCTTTTTTGGTGCGATCGTTGTTAGTGCCAGCATTTTAATTGATATTTTAAATGCTTATGTAGACCCACGAATTCGGTATTAG
- a CDS encoding ATP-binding protein: MTPVPRLDLAPKLKRRLYLWNPLDYLRLLYWVFFFPQALRWYVNEFGGGYIPEGEMNWQKGWELLRENAIQRQLLFQGLVLTVVTPVAIGLIFQTANVRINWFGVAFGVAGGVAFGVAGGVEFGVARGVAGSVALCVAGSVAGSVAVGVAGGVARGVAVGVAVGVAGGVARGVVRGVAGSVEFDVAGGVARGVSVGVEFGVAGGVAGGVAFGVAGGVAVGVAGGVAFGVAVLRPETWLIGSPLNLRTIQNSNWLLPRITPLPLPNLVWRLENWLQNDWETGLHNINELLAYTLQFIPVIQAVNRVLAKIPSDQLVWTVSRLAANPFDWDIVRFTSASLNETLKSRFIKDFFSFPLFFFFPHSWREGLQARLNTDTRLNTPARAAAAGFWHLHEKESARAIEAFTVVRSLLYGEEMYTLAQTLTTFQKAQKPASIAAIQVPPFPQEPLLHPVTWKILANLRRVVEDVQFVNRSVSRSARSLALNRALGELTKILNQANTLPQAERGLIIDIAETWQESLLQIAGEVGEISITKPVVNPYVVGDPVQGHLFVGREDIIRQLEELWVMGNQLQSVVLYGHRRMGKTSILVNAANCLGSQIQLAYVNLLRLGDSPQGVGEVLMAICDEISQTVKLSPPADADLLNLPYRTFERYLKQVEAQLDGGLIIALDEFEKIEDLIEANKIPIEFMGFLRGLVQMSSKIAFAFAGLHTLEEMTADYFQPFFASVIPIHVSFQERAATRQILANPDNEDFPLDYIPEALDEIYALTHGQPYLVQLLGFQLVRGYNDFVFEQGRSRDPVFTIEDVEAVINDPEFFKRGRYYFDGVWGQAARGAEGQQAIVRVLAPYPEGLSLDALAQSTGMNDADLQEALNTLKRHDVVEETQGSWRIMVELFRRWVLQFCSK; encoded by the coding sequence ATGACCCCTGTACCCCGCCTAGATTTAGCGCCCAAGTTGAAGCGTCGCCTCTATTTGTGGAACCCCTTGGATTATCTGCGCCTTTTGTACTGGGTGTTTTTCTTTCCCCAGGCTTTGCGGTGGTATGTAAATGAATTCGGGGGTGGGTATATTCCTGAAGGGGAAATGAATTGGCAGAAGGGATGGGAGTTATTGCGTGAAAATGCTATTCAACGTCAGTTACTTTTCCAAGGATTAGTTTTAACAGTAGTTACACCTGTAGCTATAGGTCTAATTTTTCAGACTGCAAATGTTCGCATTAACTGGTTCGGCGTGGCGTTCGGCGTAGCGGGAGGCGTGGCGTTCGGCGTAGCGGGAGGCGTGGAGTTCGGCGTGGCGCGAGGTGTGGCGGGAAGCGTGGCGTTATGCGTGGCGGGAAGCGTGGCGGGAAGCGTGGCGGTAGGCGTGGCAGGAGGCGTGGCGCGAGGCGTGGCGGTAGGCGTGGCGGTAGGCGTGGCAGGAGGCGTGGCGCGAGGCGTGGTGCGAGGCGTGGCGGGAAGCGTGGAGTTCGACGTGGCAGGAGGCGTGGCGCGAGGCGTGTCGGTAGGCGTGGAGTTCGGCGTGGCAGGAGGCGTGGCAGGAGGCGTGGCGTTTGGCGTGGCAGGAGGCGTGGCGGTAGGCGTGGCAGGAGGCGTGGCGTTCGGCGTGGCGGTACTGCGTCCAGAAACTTGGCTTATTGGCTCACCTTTAAACTTGCGAACAATTCAAAACAGTAATTGGCTACTCCCCCGCATCACTCCGCTTCCTCTTCCTAATCTTGTTTGGCGCTTGGAAAATTGGTTGCAAAATGATTGGGAAACAGGTTTACATAATATTAATGAACTGCTGGCATATACCCTACAATTCATTCCTGTTATCCAAGCAGTTAATAGGGTACTTGCCAAAATCCCTTCAGACCAACTTGTTTGGACTGTCTCTCGACTGGCAGCAAATCCCTTTGATTGGGATATAGTACGTTTTACTTCGGCTTCTCTAAATGAAACCCTAAAGTCAAGGTTTATCAAAGATTTCTTCTCATTCCCTTTGTTCTTTTTCTTTCCTCATTCTTGGCGAGAAGGTTTACAGGCTCGTCTTAACACAGACACTCGTTTAAATACTCCTGCCCGTGCTGCTGCTGCTGGTTTCTGGCATCTGCATGAAAAAGAATCAGCCAGAGCAATAGAGGCTTTTACTGTAGTACGTTCTCTACTTTATGGTGAGGAAATGTATACCCTTGCCCAAACTTTAACAACGTTTCAGAAAGCTCAAAAACCAGCCTCTATTGCTGCTATCCAAGTTCCTCCTTTTCCACAGGAACCTCTTTTACATCCAGTTACCTGGAAAATTCTTGCTAATTTGCGTCGAGTTGTTGAGGATGTGCAGTTTGTTAATCGCAGTGTCTCACGTTCAGCTAGGTCTTTAGCCCTCAATCGAGCATTAGGCGAACTGACAAAGATCCTGAATCAAGCCAACACCTTGCCGCAAGCAGAGCGAGGCTTAATTATAGATATCGCTGAAACTTGGCAAGAAAGCCTTTTACAAATCGCTGGTGAAGTGGGAGAAATTTCCATCACCAAGCCTGTGGTTAATCCTTATGTTGTAGGCGACCCAGTTCAAGGTCATCTCTTTGTTGGGCGAGAAGATATCATCAGACAGTTAGAAGAACTTTGGGTGATGGGTAATCAACTCCAGTCTGTAGTTCTCTACGGTCACAGGCGCATGGGCAAAACTTCCATTCTGGTTAATGCTGCTAATTGTCTAGGCTCACAAATACAGCTAGCATACGTCAACTTGCTACGTTTGGGAGATAGTCCCCAAGGTGTGGGTGAAGTACTAATGGCAATTTGTGATGAAATTTCTCAAACTGTAAAACTTTCACCACCAGCTGATGCTGATTTACTAAATCTTCCCTACCGGACTTTTGAACGCTATTTAAAACAGGTTGAAGCACAGCTAGATGGTGGGTTAATCATCGCCTTAGACGAGTTTGAGAAAATTGAAGATTTAATTGAAGCGAACAAAATTCCTATCGAGTTTATGGGTTTTCTGCGCGGTTTGGTGCAAATGAGTTCTAAAATCGCCTTTGCTTTTGCTGGTTTGCACACTTTAGAGGAGATGACAGCAGATTATTTTCAACCCTTCTTTGCCAGCGTCATTCCTATTCATGTAAGCTTTCAAGAACGTGCAGCTACTCGCCAAATTCTCGCTAACCCAGATAATGAAGACTTCCCCCTCGACTACATCCCGGAAGCTTTAGATGAAATTTATGCTTTGACACACGGTCAACCATATTTAGTGCAACTGCTGGGTTTTCAGCTAGTGCGCGGCTACAATGACTTTGTTTTTGAGCAAGGGCGATCGCGTGACCCAGTTTTCACAATAGAAGATGTGGAAGCAGTTATCAATGACCCTGAGTTTTTCAAGCGGGGACGCTACTACTTTGATGGGGTTTGGGGTCAGGCGGCGCGGGGTGCTGAGGGTCAACAAGCAATTGTACGGGTGCTTGCACCTTACCCAGAGGGTTTAAGTCTGGATGCCTTAGCTCAGTCTACAGGTATGAACGATGCTGATTTACAAGAAGCGCTGAATACTCTGAAGCGTCATGATGTCGTTGAGGAAACTCAGGGAAGTTGGCGGATTATGGTAGAACTGTTTCGCCGTTGGGTTTTGCAGTTTTGCAGCAAATAG
- the psbB gene encoding photosystem II chlorophyll-binding protein CP47, protein MGLPWYRVHTVVLNDPGRLISVHLMHTALVAGWAGSMALYELAVYDPSDPILNPMWRQGMFVLPFMSRLGVTQSWGGWNVTGGPASDPGFWSFEGVAAAHIVLSGLLFLAAVWHWVYWDLELFRDPRTGEPALDLPKMFGIHLFLSGLLCFGFGAFHVTGLFGPGIWVSDAYGITGAAQGVAPEWGPDGFNPYNPGGIAAHHIAAGVVGIIAGLFHLTVRPPERLYKALRMGNIETVLSSSIAAVFFAAFVVAGTMWYGNAATPIELFGPTRYQWDQGYFRQEIQRRVQTDVAQGATLDQAWSQIPEKLAFYDYVGNSPAKGGLFRTGPMVKGDGIAQSWQGHAVFKDSEGRELTVRRLPNFFETFPVILTDADGIIRADIPFRRAESKYSFEQSGVTVSFYGGDLNGKTFTEPADVKKYARKAQGGEIFEFDRETLNSDGVFRTSPRGWFTFGHAVFALLFFFGHLWHGSRTIYRDVFAGVDADLEEQVEWGLFQKVGDKSTRRKEAL, encoded by the coding sequence ATGGGACTACCCTGGTACCGAGTACATACAGTCGTTCTGAATGATCCAGGGCGACTGATTTCTGTACACCTGATGCACACAGCCTTAGTAGCAGGCTGGGCTGGTTCGATGGCACTCTACGAACTGGCTGTTTATGACCCTAGCGATCCGATTCTCAATCCGATGTGGCGGCAAGGGATGTTCGTCCTACCCTTCATGTCGCGTTTGGGCGTTACCCAATCTTGGGGTGGTTGGAACGTTACTGGTGGCCCAGCAAGCGATCCTGGCTTTTGGTCATTTGAAGGTGTTGCTGCGGCTCACATTGTTCTTTCCGGTCTTTTATTCCTAGCTGCCGTATGGCATTGGGTTTACTGGGATTTGGAACTATTTAGAGATCCCCGCACTGGTGAACCTGCTCTAGACTTGCCAAAAATGTTTGGCATTCACCTGTTCTTATCTGGTCTACTTTGTTTTGGCTTTGGTGCTTTTCACGTCACCGGACTATTTGGGCCGGGGATATGGGTTTCTGACGCTTATGGTATAACTGGGGCTGCCCAGGGAGTAGCACCGGAATGGGGCCCAGATGGTTTTAACCCATATAACCCTGGTGGCATTGCGGCTCACCACATTGCTGCTGGTGTTGTTGGTATTATTGCAGGCTTATTCCACCTCACAGTTAGACCCCCTGAACGGCTCTACAAAGCCCTACGGATGGGGAACATTGAAACAGTACTTTCTAGCAGTATTGCAGCAGTCTTCTTTGCTGCCTTCGTTGTTGCTGGTACTATGTGGTACGGAAACGCTGCCACTCCCATCGAATTGTTTGGCCCTACCCGTTACCAATGGGATCAAGGCTACTTCCGTCAAGAAATTCAGCGCCGCGTCCAAACTGACGTTGCTCAAGGTGCAACCCTTGACCAAGCTTGGTCGCAGATTCCTGAAAAACTGGCTTTCTATGATTACGTCGGTAATAGCCCCGCTAAAGGCGGTCTATTCCGTACAGGGCCGATGGTGAAGGGTGATGGCATTGCCCAATCTTGGCAAGGTCACGCTGTATTCAAAGATTCTGAAGGACGGGAATTGACCGTGCGTCGTCTCCCCAACTTCTTTGAAACCTTCCCAGTAATTTTGACCGATGCTGATGGAATTATCCGCGCTGACATTCCCTTCCGTCGGGCAGAATCAAAGTATAGCTTCGAGCAATCTGGTGTCACCGTCAGCTTCTATGGTGGCGATCTGAATGGTAAAACCTTTACAGAACCAGCTGATGTGAAGAAGTATGCTCGGAAAGCTCAAGGTGGCGAAATCTTTGAATTTGATCGCGAAACCTTGAACTCTGATGGTGTATTCCGCACCAGTCCTAGAGGTTGGTTTACCTTTGGACACGCTGTATTTGCTCTGCTGTTCTTCTTTGGTCATCTCTGGCATGGCTCTCGGACAATCTACCGAGACGTATTTGCCGGTGTTGATGCGGATCTAGAAGAGCAAGTTGAGTGGGGGCTGTTCCAGAAAGTGGGTGACAAGTCAACCCGCCGGAAGGAAGCTCTCTAA
- a CDS encoding HAD family hydrolase, with the protein MATIKCRKITFDNIQAILFDKNGTLEDSETYLRSLAQKATRLIDAQIPGTGEPLLMAFGINGNLLDPAGLISVASRRETEVAAAAYIAETGKGWFESLKIARQALDEAEKYIEQTPSPLFVGSLDLLKYLRKGGLKLGILSAATTDEVNKFVAHHQLSDYIQLKMGVDEGPSKPDPVLFLQACEALGVEPGATLMVGDAVGDMQMARNAKAAGCIGITWVGKSDNVRGADVVINQLDEIQILED; encoded by the coding sequence GTGGCAACTATTAAATGTAGAAAAATCACTTTTGATAATATTCAAGCAATTTTGTTTGACAAAAACGGTACTCTAGAAGATTCAGAAACGTATTTGCGATCGCTCGCACAAAAGGCAACAAGATTAATAGATGCTCAAATCCCTGGAACTGGGGAACCCCTATTAATGGCATTTGGCATCAATGGCAATCTTCTAGATCCGGCAGGCTTAATATCGGTAGCGAGTCGCCGCGAAACAGAAGTTGCGGCTGCGGCATATATTGCCGAAACAGGGAAAGGATGGTTTGAGTCCTTAAAAATAGCCCGTCAAGCTTTGGATGAAGCAGAAAAATACATCGAACAAACTCCTTCACCGCTATTTGTGGGTAGCTTAGACTTGTTGAAATACTTACGCAAAGGAGGCTTAAAACTCGGTATCCTCTCAGCTGCAACAACTGATGAAGTAAATAAGTTTGTAGCGCATCACCAATTAAGCGATTATATCCAGTTAAAAATGGGAGTAGATGAGGGACCGAGCAAACCAGATCCAGTCCTATTTTTGCAAGCTTGCGAAGCATTGGGAGTTGAACCAGGTGCTACCTTGATGGTAGGTGATGCAGTTGGCGATATGCAAATGGCACGTAATGCTAAAGCCGCAGGTTGTATTGGTATCACTTGGGTGGGTAAGTCAGATAATGTCCGAGGTGCAGATGTGGTGATTAATCAACTTGATGAAATCCAAATTTTAGAAGATTAG
- a CDS encoding 30S ribosomal protein S1, with amino-acid sequence MVNQNLTATEIGFTHEDFAALLDKYDYHFSPGDVVPGTVFSIEPRGALIDIGAKTAAYIPIQEMSINRVDSPEEVLQSNETREFFILTDENEDGQLTLSIRRIEYMRAWERVRQLQAEDATVRSGVFATNRGGALVRIEGLRGFIPGSHISTRKPKEELVGEELPLKFLEVDEERNRLVLSHRRALVERKMNRLEVGEVVIGTVRGIKPYGAFIDIGGVSGLLHISEISHEHIDTPHSVFNVNDEVKVMIIDLDAERGRISLSTKQLEPEPGDMIKNRDLVYDKAEEMAAKYREQLLAKQQGATAAPAAPADVLAEEDIPPATELEDEIPPAAELEEEIPPAAEIEEVTPVVAEVQEEIPAATETEEEIPAAIEE; translated from the coding sequence ATGGTCAATCAGAATTTAACCGCTACAGAAATTGGATTCACTCACGAAGATTTCGCTGCTCTACTTGACAAATACGATTATCATTTTAGCCCTGGCGATGTTGTGCCAGGAACAGTTTTCAGTATAGAGCCGCGCGGCGCTCTGATTGACATTGGTGCTAAAACCGCAGCATATATTCCTATACAAGAAATGTCTATTAACCGGGTGGATAGCCCGGAAGAAGTCTTACAGTCAAACGAAACGCGTGAGTTTTTCATCCTTACCGATGAAAACGAAGATGGTCAATTAACCCTTTCCATTCGCCGTATTGAATATATGCGGGCTTGGGAACGTGTGCGACAGCTGCAAGCAGAAGATGCCACTGTCCGTTCTGGCGTGTTTGCAACCAATCGCGGTGGTGCATTGGTAAGGATTGAAGGATTACGTGGCTTTATCCCAGGTTCTCACATCAGTACTCGCAAACCTAAAGAAGAATTGGTAGGCGAAGAACTGCCATTGAAATTCCTAGAGGTGGATGAAGAACGTAACCGCTTAGTTTTATCTCATCGTCGGGCGTTGGTTGAACGCAAGATGAACCGCCTAGAAGTCGGGGAAGTAGTAATTGGTACAGTTCGCGGTATCAAACCCTACGGTGCTTTCATCGACATTGGTGGTGTCAGTGGTCTACTACACATTTCTGAGATTTCCCACGAACATATTGATACACCTCATAGTGTGTTCAATGTCAATGATGAAGTGAAAGTGATGATCATTGACTTGGATGCAGAAAGGGGTCGCATTTCCCTATCTACCAAGCAGCTAGAACCCGAACCCGGCGACATGATTAAAAACCGGGATTTGGTTTACGATAAGGCAGAAGAAATGGCTGCTAAATATCGTGAACAACTGTTAGCCAAGCAACAAGGTGCTACTGCTGCGCCTGCTGCACCTGCTGATGTTTTAGCAGAAGAAGATATTCCACCAGCAACAGAACTTGAAGACGAGATTCCACCAGCAGCAGAACTAGAAGAAGAAATTCCACCAGCAGCAGAAATTGAGGAAGTAACCCCAGTAGTTGCGGAAGTTCAAGAAGAGATTCCAGCAGCCACGGAAACTGAAGAAGAAATTCCAGCAGCTATTGAAGAATAA